One Cryptomeria japonica chromosome 9, Sugi_1.0, whole genome shotgun sequence genomic window carries:
- the LOC131037962 gene encoding peroxidase 3 encodes MASMNLNLIIVVALTTMVFLCDGRLVSNFYRHSCPSAEVIVKTVVEKHVSQDSTVAAALLRMHFHDCFVRGCDGSVLINSTANNTAEKAALPNLTLRRFDVIDDVKREVEKNCSGVVSCADILALATRDAVAKIDGPSWRVRTGRRDGVVSNQSEALANIPPPTSNLSQLQTFFARKGLALKDIVVLSGGHTIGNGHCNFFSNRLYNFSGKGDMDPALNASYAQQLKTKCKNLSDNTTFVEMDPNSSLTFDTNYYSILNQNKGLFQSDAALLNNSTSRDYVNQQLNKKEFFKNFEKSMRKLSEIQVKTGNAGQIRRQCAFVNS; translated from the exons ATGGCGAGcatgaatttgaatttgataatTGTTGTAGCGCTAACTACAATGGTGTTTCTGTGTGATGGACGACTGGTTAGTAATTTCTACAGGCATAGCTGCCCATCTGCGGAGGTCATAGTGAAGACAGTTGTGGAGAAACACGTGTCGCAGGATTCAACTGTTGCGGCTGCTCTACTCAGAATGCATTTTCATGACTGCTTCGTGCGA GGTTGCGATGGATCAGTGTTGATCAATTCTACAGCGAACAATACGGCAGAGAAAGCGGCGCTACCAAATTTGACACTTCGTCGATTTGACGTTATTGATGATGTGAAGAGAGAGGTCGAGAAGAATTGTTCAGGAGTAGTTTCTTGTGCTGATATCCTCGCTCTTGCAACCAGAGATGCCGTAGCTAAG ATTGATGGCCCATCATGGCGTGTAAGAACTGGTCGAAGAGATGGGGTAGTATCAAATCAGAGCGAGGCACTTGCCAATATTCCGCCACCAACTTCTAACCTTTCCCAACTTCAAACATTCTTTGCAAGAAAAGGGCTGGCTCTCAAAGACATTGTTGTACTCTCTG GTGGGCATACAATTGGAAACGGGCATTGCAATTTCTTCAGCAACAGGCTTTACAACTTCAGTGGAAAAGGAGACATGGACCCTGCCCTGAATGCCTCCTATGCCCagcaattgaagacaaaatgcaaAAATCTGTCAGACAATACAACATTTGTAGAAATGGATCCCAACAGCTCCCTCACCTTTGACACCAATTATTATTCCATCCTCAATCAAAACAAAGGCCTCTTCCAGTCTGATGCAGCACTTCTTAACAATTCCACTTCTCGGGACTACGTTAATCAGCAGTTgaataaaaaggaattcttcaaGAACTTTGAGAAATCTATGCGGAAACTTTCAGAAATCCAAGTGAAGACAGGAAATGCTGGCCAAATCAGACGTCAATGTGCATTCGTAAATTCATGA